From a single Endozoicomonas euniceicola genomic region:
- a CDS encoding BrnT family toxin — MSYEWDESKRIVNLQKHGVDFGEVYLFDWNTATLSQDNRKNYGEIRVKAKGFIEGRLHELVFNIRGGNIRVIGLRKANQREVKEYERRTQKARLH; from the coding sequence ATGAGTTATGAATGGGATGAGAGTAAGCGCATCGTCAATTTGCAGAAACATGGTGTCGATTTTGGGGAGGTGTACCTCTTCGACTGGAATACCGCCACACTCAGTCAGGATAACCGAAAGAATTACGGAGAAATAAGAGTAAAAGCAAAGGGGTTTATTGAAGGTCGGTTGCATGAGCTGGTTTTCAATATTCGTGGTGGCAACATAAGAGTCATTGGCCTGAGAAAAGCCAATCAGCGAGAGGTGAAAGAATATGAGCGAAGAACCCAAAAAGCCCGATTACATTAG
- a CDS encoding restriction endonuclease subunit S, producing the protein MQDGDLVIAMDRTWVSNGLKVSQVNKADLPCYLVQRVSRLRTKDSFSQSLLKHLFSSYRFEQYVKGVQTDSVVPHISSKQIQEFLIAAPPIKEQQEIAKILSTTDRKLNHLTTQKSQTQQLKKGLMQKLLTGQIRVKPEPQDH; encoded by the coding sequence ATGCAAGACGGTGATTTAGTAATCGCAATGGATCGTACATGGGTTTCCAACGGCTTGAAAGTATCGCAAGTAAACAAAGCTGACTTACCATGTTATCTGGTGCAACGAGTATCAAGACTTAGGACAAAAGATAGCTTTAGCCAATCCTTATTAAAGCATCTCTTTTCAAGTTATCGCTTTGAGCAATATGTCAAAGGGGTTCAAACCGACTCAGTAGTGCCACATATCAGCAGCAAACAAATTCAGGAATTCCTGATTGCAGCTCCCCCTATAAAGGAACAACAAGAAATCGCAAAAATCCTCTCCACCACCGACAGGAAGCTGAACCACCTGACCACCCAGAAATCCCAAACCCAACAACTGAAAAAAGGCCTGATGCAAAAACTGCTCACCGGCCAGATCAGGGTTAAGCCGGAACCACAGGATCATTAA
- a CDS encoding HigA family addiction module antitoxin gives MKTEDFDEGSGGIVAKMPTNRPPTHPGEILLEEFLLPMDITQRELASAIHVPYQRVNELVNGKRGVTPSTALRLARFLGMSPDFWLNLQLRWDLYKVQQAEKDDIDRIEVFTKRSA, from the coding sequence ATGAAAACTGAAGACTTTGACGAAGGCAGTGGTGGCATTGTGGCCAAAATGCCCACAAACCGCCCCCCCACTCATCCCGGTGAAATACTGCTGGAAGAGTTTCTGTTACCGATGGACATTACTCAGCGGGAGCTGGCATCGGCTATTCATGTCCCTTACCAGCGAGTCAACGAACTCGTCAACGGCAAGCGGGGCGTTACCCCTAGCACCGCCCTGCGACTGGCTCGCTTTTTGGGTATGTCGCCAGACTTCTGGCTTAACCTGCAATTACGATGGGATTTATACAAGGTACAACAGGCTGAAAAAGACGACATTGATCGAATAGAGGTGTTTACAAAAAGGAGCGCATAA
- a CDS encoding BrnA antitoxin family protein: MSEEPKKPDYISQEDWDSVDVPEWTEEDWANARPAIEVLPEIVEEYRRRTRGQQKEPTKEQVSIRLSPEVLEFFRATGSGWQSRIDDVLKEHLGKH, from the coding sequence ATGAGCGAAGAACCCAAAAAGCCCGATTACATTAGCCAGGAGGATTGGGACTCGGTTGACGTGCCGGAATGGACGGAAGAGGATTGGGCAAATGCCCGCCCGGCCATAGAAGTATTGCCTGAAATTGTCGAGGAATACCGTCGCCGAACCCGAGGGCAACAGAAAGAGCCGACTAAAGAGCAGGTGTCTATCCGCCTCAGTCCTGAAGTGCTTGAGTTTTTCCGGGCAACAGGCAGCGGCTGGCAAAGCCGGATAGATGATGTGCTGAAAGAGCATCTTGGCAAGCACTGA
- the tnpA gene encoding IS200/IS605 family transposase, which produces MSAHNKDLLKGYLRKRHSVTKLVVHLVFTTKYRRKLFDGYMIKQLRESFESACEKLECQLLEMDGEKDHVHLLVAYPPKLAISVMVNNLKSTSSRRLRMLNTHLTAQSKAGLMWSRSYFACSAGGATIETLKDYVNSQSTPD; this is translated from the coding sequence GTGAGCGCACACAACAAAGATTTGCTTAAAGGGTATCTTCGCAAACGACATAGCGTTACCAAGCTGGTTGTTCATTTGGTGTTCACGACAAAGTACAGACGAAAGCTTTTTGATGGCTATATGATCAAGCAGTTACGGGAGTCGTTCGAGAGTGCATGTGAAAAACTGGAATGCCAGTTACTTGAAATGGATGGCGAAAAAGATCACGTACACCTGTTGGTGGCCTACCCACCAAAACTGGCTATCAGTGTCATGGTAAATAATCTCAAATCAACATCATCAAGGCGGTTGCGAATGCTGAATACCCACCTTACTGCTCAGAGCAAAGCAGGCTTAATGTGGTCAAGGTCTTACTTTGCTTGCAGTGCTGGCGGTGCAACTATCGAGACTCTGAAGGACTACGTTAATAGCCAGAGTACACCAGATTGA